One segment of Coffea arabica cultivar ET-39 chromosome 7c, Coffea Arabica ET-39 HiFi, whole genome shotgun sequence DNA contains the following:
- the LOC113699584 gene encoding citrate-binding protein-like isoform X1: MASSPQLLTTFLLTLFINVTIYHKTEALKVVDPTDGFVSLPLNQSNFEIQRPYNVPVDQRYSYVDGVHKMWVFDTDKPHFPASNTRPRTELRIEGYDYSSGVWQFEGYGYVPSGTSGVCIMQVFGAQLHATTLMLRVYNGNLSYYKNPVIVPNIDNRWFRLNVIHDVEASKVTVFIDGVQMFETDGRGGSDHFFKCGVYTQDDASHRMESRWKGIKILKKD; encoded by the exons ATGGCCTCTTCTCCTCAGCTTTTAACCACTTTCTTGCTCACCCTTTTCATCAATGTAACAATATATCACAAAACAGAAGCTTTGAAGGTTGTTGATCCAACTGATGGCTTCGTTTCTCTTCCACTAAATCAATCAAACTTTGAAATTCAAAGACCTTATAACGTGCCAGTAGATCAGCGATATTCGTACGTTGATGGAGTTCATAAAATGTGGGTTTTCGATACCGATAAACCTCATTTTCCTGCGAGCAATACCAGACCTCGTACTGAACTTCGTATAGAG GGTTACGATTATTCTTCGGGGGTTTGGCAATTTGAAGGTTATGGATATGTGCCATCTGGAACATCTGGTGTGTGCATCATGCAAGTCTTTGGAGCACAGCTTCATGCTACGACTCTAATGCTTAGAGTTTACAATGGAAACCTCTCATACTATAAAAATCCTGTCATAGTCCCTAACATCGACAACAGGTGGTTCAGACTCAATGTAATTCATGATGTGGAAGCTAGCAAAGTCACAGTTTTCATTGATGGAGTGCAAATGTTTGAAACTGATGGGAGAGGTGGAAGTGACCATTTCTTCAAGTGTGGAGTTTATACACAAGATGATGCTTCTCATCGCATGGAGTCACGTTGGAAAGGAATCAAAATTCTTAAAAAAGATTAA